The Streptomyces sp. NBC_00286 nucleotide sequence GTCCTGTACAAGCTCTCGCTCGCGTCGGCCGTGTCGCGCGGGCTACTGGCGCGGTATCAGATCATCGTCCTGGAGCTCCAGGACCCCGTCGTCACGCCCGAGCGGCTGATGGGCGAGGAACGGCACACGGAAGAGGTCCGCGGGCAGCGCCTCGGAGCCCTCCAGGCCGCGCTCCTGCACACGATGGCGCAGCACGGGCTCCAGACCTGCATCACCTTCCACCACCGGACGATAGAGGCACAGGCGTACGCGGAGGGCCTGGAGCGGGTGGCCGCGAAGCTGCACGCCGACCAGCCGGAGATGTACCCGGCTCGGGTCTGGGCGGACTGGCTGTGTGGCGAGCACGTCCCCGAACGTCGGCAAGAAGTCCTGGGCTCGTTCGGGTCCACGGCGCAGCGGGCCGTGCTCTCCAACTGCCGGGTCCTGGGCGAGGGCGTCGACATTCGCGCGGTGGACTCCGTTGCCCTGTTGGACCCCAAGGGGGCGCCGCACGACATCGTCCAGGCCATCGGCCGGGCACTCCGCCAGAAGCCCGGAGAAGGCAAGCTCGCCTCTTTGATCGTGCCGGTGTTTCTCCAGCCCGGAGAGCAGCCCGAGGACATGTTCACCTCAGGCTCCTACCGGCCCCTGGTGAAAGTCCTGGAAGGGCTGCGGGCTCATGATGAAGAGGCCGTCGAGTTGCTGGCGATTCCGCAGGAGCCTCAGAAGGACGTCGCCCAACCGTCCGTGAACATCGGTGTCGCGCCCGCGGAAGGCGAGGATGAATCCCGCCTGCTGCTCCGTTTCGCCGCCCCACGCGACCCGGTGATGGTCGCGGACTGGGTCAGCTTCAACGTGATCGACACCGAACGCCAGGACTGGGCCCGCGCCTGGGCGAAGCTGAAGACATACGTCGAACGGGTCGGGAACGCCCGAGTCCCCTACGGACACCGCGAGGGCGCGACACCACTTGGACAATGGATCGCGGAGCAACGACGCGCCTATACAGCCGGGCAGATGAGCGGCCAACGCGCACGGCGACTCGAACAACTCGGCATGGTCTGGTCCCTGGCAGATGAACGCTTCCAGGAGAACCTGGAAGCCGCTAAGGCCTACTACGACCAGCACTGGACACTCTGCGCTCCCAGGTCCGCAGCGATGCTGGACAGGCCGTTGGGGATGTGGCTCGCGAATTTGCGACGGCCCGGTGCGCTGGACGGACACCCCGAATGGAAGACCGCGCTGGAGGCCGTGGACGAGGACTGGAACCCGGTGTGGCCGGCGGAGTGGCAGCGGCACTACGCCGCGCTGCGCGAGCTGGTGGCCGACGAAGACGGACAGGCCGGTGAGACCGAGGTGCTGCCCGGGTTCACGGTCCACGGCATGGACATCGGGAAGTGGCTGGCCCGGCAGCGCAAGCCGGAGGTCTGGCAGGCCCTTCAGGACGGGCAGCGCGAGCGCCTGGAGCAGCTCGGCATCACGCCGATCGCCCCCAAGCCAGAGACGCCCGCGAAGCCGCCCGCTACGCCCATGAGCGCCTTCGAGCGCGGCGTTGCGGCCCTGGCGCAGTACAAGGCTCGTACGGGCTCGGTGACCGTCCCCAGAACCCATGTAGAGGCGGTCGAGGTCGACGGCCAGGAGCATTCCGTCAAGCTCGGAGTCTGGATCATGAATCTGAAGGGACGCCGCGCGAAGCTCACCGTTGAGAAACTCGCCGCGCTCGCCGCGCTGGGATTGGAATGGGCACGGGAGGGTTAAGAGGTGGGCTAGATTAAGGAGTGGGCTAAGTTTTTGGTTAAGCAGTATCTGGTCCTGACGTGAAGGTGCAGGTAATGGCATCTGAGGAAGAGCTGTTCGCGTCTGTCGACGCTCTGTTGAACGAGGAGCCGCACCTCCCGCCTCCGGCGGAGCGGGCCCGGCTGCGTGAAGCTGCCGGCATCACCCAGGCCCGCCTCGCCACCGCGTTGAAGACGACGACCCAGTCGGTGAAGAACTGGGAGAACGGCCGCTCGGAGCCGAAGTCACCGCGGCTGGATGCCTACCAGCGGCTGCTGAACGGGTGGGCGGCGAAGTATCCGGCCCCCGGTGCCGTCTCGGCAGCCGCGCCGGTGCCAGCGGCGTCTAGTGAAACGGCCGCGTCCGAGGTGAAGACGGCAGACGCCCCGCAGGCTCCCACCGTTCCAGCCACCGGGCCGGCCCGTCCCGCCACCCCGTCGGCCGCGGCATCGCGCCGTCCGGCCTCGAAGAAAGCGGCTCAGCCCGCAGCTGATCCGCGGTTCCCGCATGGTCCGCTCGCGGTGCTGGACGGTGACGGGTCCGCGTACGGCGTCGACGGGATCGTGCTCGACTGCCCGGCGACAAGCGTGGTGGAGCTGGTGGAGTGGACGCTGCGCGAGTCCGGGCTCGGTGCGCCGCGTCTGCACCGCAACGGCAAGGACAGCGACCCGCTGATCGTGCTCACCGCCGCGGCCGCCGTGAAGCTCGGACTGCCCGAGCGCCTGGAGGGCCACGAGCAGCGCCGCTCCCTGCGCTTGCCCGAGGATCACCCGGTGGTCAAGCAGGTGGTGAAGGCGAAGTGGCGGCTCACGCAGCGCGGGTTCGGGCCGTGGGCAAGGATCTACCGCAAGGTCCAGGGGCGTGAGCGGCAGTGCGTGCAGCTGGCGGTCCTGTCGTGGGACGCGCTCGATGAGCGGTCCTGGCCCGGCGTGAGCGAGATGGAGCCGGCCGACGTCGCCCGCGTCCTGGGCATCTATGCCCAGCGGGTCATCACCCCGCGCGGCTCGACGGCCGTGTCCGGGCTGGAGCTGATGACGGCGCTGCGCCCGCCCACCCGCGCGGTGCAGGACCCGCAGACGGGGAACTGGGTGCCCGGCCACAACCCCGGCTCGCTGGGCACAGAGCCGATGGACCCGGCCCCGCCGGAGGCCACCGCCGAACACCCCGTCGTCGTCAACAGCGGCTGGAGCGGCGGGTTCCTGAACGAGGAGGCGTACCAGTGGGTGCGGCCGGTGGACCTGCTCACCGATGACGAGTGTGTGCTGCCCTTCGCCGTCGGCCTGGATCTGAACACGGCGTTCCTCGCGGCCGCGGCCCGCCTGGTCGTCGGGCTGTCGGAGCCAGACCACTTCCGCGCCCCGGCCTTCAACCCGAAGATCCCCGGGAGCTGGCTGGTGGATCTGTCCCACGTCGAGGTGGACCCGCGCCTGCCCTCGCCGTTCACACCGGACGGCACCCGGCCGACGGGACCGGCCTGGTACCAGACGCACACCGTCGCCTACGCCCAGGAACTCGGCTACAACGTCCAGCCCCTCGAGGGGTACCTGCGCCGCGAGACCGGCGCCTACCTCGACCCGTGGCACGACCGGCTCAAGACCGCCTACGTCGACACCCTCGCCGACCTCGGCGTCACCCGAGACCTGAGCGACGCGAAGTTCCTGGCGGCGATGGAACGGCACAAGGACGCCGCCCCGGCGATGGCCGCCGTCCTCGCGGCCATCAAGGCGACCGTCAAGGGCGGCATCGGCAAGCTCCGCGAGCGCCCCCAGGGCAAGAAGTACAAGGAGGGCGAGCGGTGGCCGGCCCTCCAGCGCCCCACCTGGCGCCCCGACATCCGCGCCGCCGTCATCAGCAAGGCCCGCATCAACATGCACCGCAAACTGCGCAACATGGCCACCATGACGGGCCTGTATCCGCTCGCCGTGCTCTCCGACTGCGTCGTCTACCCCTCCCCGGGCGACAGCCCGCTCGACTTCCTCCCCTACGCCGCCAGCGGCAAGCCCCAGCCCGGCGGGTTCCGCCTCGGGCCGACGCCGGGCCTGGCGAAGCTCGAGGGCGTCCAGTCGATGCTGTGGGCGGTCGACCTCATGGAACAGGGCCACAACCCCGCCCGCCACATCAAGGGCGGCGACGCCGTCCTGGACGAAGGCGAGTAGGCGCTGTGGGAGAGATCGAGGACGCCATCGAGCGGGCCAACCGGGAGAGCTTCACCCGCCAGCCGCCCAAGACCCTCAAAGGGCAGATCGGCTACCTGATCCGGCAGTTGGGCAGCGCGAAGGCCGTCGCACGCGAGATCGGGGTCACCGCCGACTCCGTCAACCGCTACCGGCGCGGCGCCCGCAAGCACGCCCGCCCCGACGTAGCCGCGAAGATCGACGACGCGGTACGGGCCCGCTGGCAGCCCCAGGTCCGCAAACGCCGACAGAAACAGGCCGCCACCACCGGCGGGATCACCGTAGAGACGAGGGCCCGGTTCGGGTACACCGCACCGGTCGGCACGACCGACGACGGACGCTTCCGCCGCCTGACCGTGCACCTGCCCCCGGCGTACGCACAGCGCCTCTTCGACGCCCGCAACACCGGCGCCGGCGACCAGCAGATGCGCCAGATCATCGCCGAAGGACTCAAGGAGATCTACTTCCAGGACGGCGGCAGCCGCGCTCTGGGACTCTCCGACGTCACCCTCAACGACATCGACTACCTCGACCTCGACTACTGATCTTTCATCTTCGCGTCCGAGGCTGCCTCGGTGCGGCTTCCGCAGTGGATGGCATCGGGTCGATCGAACTGAGACCGGCCTGCGCCTGCCGAAGGCGTCTGTGCCCTTACCCGCCTCCGAACCTGACCGGCAGACTGCGCTCATGCAGCTGCCCGCCGAAGCCGTTACCGCCACCGTGCTGATCGAGGTCGTACGGATCTCCGCCCTCCCCACCAGGCGGGACGTCCCGTACCCCGGCACCGCGGTTGCTCACTGGGCCGGGAGCGAGGCCGACGCCGCCCTGGCCTTGATCGAGAGCCTGCCCGGCAGTGAACAGCACCGCTGCGGCTTCTCGCCGGGCTGGAGCGTCCGGGCATACGATGACTCTCTCGATCTGGCGTTGTTCGAGGCGGCGTTCTGCTTCACCTGCCACGAGGTCCGCATGCAGGGAACGGCGGTGCCGCCCGCTCTGGCCACGCAGTTCTTCGACCCGGGCGCCCTGTCGGCCCGGACCCTGCTGTCTCTCTTCCGCAAGGAAGCTCCGTAGCCGACCGACTGGATGAGCGTCACGACAGAGGCCCAGGGCGCCTCCGTGCAGCCCGCCGGCCGCGTCATACGTCCCGCTCGTCAGCCGGATCGCCGCCGGTGGCCCGATCCTCGCCAAGGAATCGGTCGAGGACGTGTTCCCCCTCCCCCGCCAACTCGTCGGCGACGGTGAGCTGTTTGTGCTGAAGGTCGTCGGTGACTCGATGATCGAGGCCGCGATCTGCGACGGAGACTGGGTCACCGTCCGCCGCCAGCCCGTCGCGGAGAACGGCGACATCGTCGCCGCCACGCTCGACGGCGAGGCCACCGTCAAGCGCTTCAAGCGTGAGGACGGCCATGTCTGGCTCCTCCCGCACAACTCGGCGTACGAGCCGATCCCCGGCGACGACGCGACGGGGTGGCGGTACTACGGCGCGTCTAACAGCCGCGGCGGGCCAGTGGTGCGGGCGGGCTGAGCCGGGCCTGGGTTATAGCGGATCGACGGTGAGAAGGCGCTGGTCGAGGTCCAGGTGGATGATGCCGCCGTTCTGCTCGCGCAGCTGGCGCCATGCGGTGTAGCCGGTGAGGATGGCGTGCTCCCAGTCGGCGGCGCGGCAGATGCTGACTTCGAGGTGGGCGGTCATGTGGCCGATGGTGGTGAGTAGTTCGTTGTCGATGTGCTTGATGTCGTCGAAGTAGCGGTGGCGGGCGGCGTAGGAGAAGACGAGGGCGGAAATGCCTTCTTCGATGGCAATGGCGCGGCCGCCGTCTTCGGCTTCGTCGGTGTGGGGGCTGCTTTTTCGTTTGCGGCCGAGGAGGAAGCGGGTGACGGGGGACCAGCCGAGGACGGCGGCGTGGGCGAGGTGGAAGGCGTCGTGGAAGCGGTAGTCGTCTTCGATGTGGGAGGCGCTGGTGAGGGGATCGCCAGCGGGGGTGCCGTCTTCGCGGGTGAGGACGATGACGGTACTGCCGTCGTCTCGGGTGGTGGGGGTGAAGGTGAGGGTGGTCTGGCGCGGGAGGCGTTCGTGGTCGGGGAAGTGGTCGTCGAAGCGTGTGTGTTCGGTGTCGGGGGTGGTGCGCCAGCGGTCTTTGGTCTTTTCCAGGCTGGCGGTGGCGATGTCGTCGAGGTCGAGGTCGAAGCGGTGGGCGAGGGCGGCTATGTACCACAGAACGTCGCCGAGTTCTTCGCGTAACTGATGCTTGCCCTGCTCATGGGCGGGCCCGTCGCGCAGGTGTTTCTTGTAGGCGGTGGTGAGGGAGCCGACTTCGCCGGCGAGGCCGAGTAGGGGGATGAGGACGGGGTCGGTGTCCTCGGTGGGGGGTTGGAGGGTTTTGACGGCGGCCTGCTGGTAGCGCTGGAAGTCCACGCCTCACTCCTTGTCTGATCTTGGGACATGTCTGTCGGATTACTCGACGTTGTCGTATCGTAGGACACCGACGTTGGAAATGCAGACGATTGGGAGGAATGCTGAGCACCGTCACACCGGGCATCGACGACATCGTCTCGGTCGTCATCGAGTTCCTGGCCGAACTGCAGGAGAAGCCCGCACCCGAGGTGAGGGCCGAACTCGAGGACGGCGGAGCGGAGTTGCCGGTCGACTCGCTCCTGATCGTGGAGATCCTCACGCGCATTGAGGAGCGCTACTCCATCGCCATTCCTGCCGACCGCCAGTCGGCCGAGGCCACCCGGTCCGTGCAGGCGTTCGCCCGCGCGGTACGGGAAGCCATCATCGAAAGGCAGCAATCGTGACCCCTCCACCCTCCGACGCCCGAGCCCGCGATCCCGAACTCACCCGGCTCGGCGAACGGCTGAAGAAGACCCGCGACTACCTCAACATGTCGCAACAGTTCGTCTCCGACAACACCGGCATCCCCCGTTCGGCGATCAGCGACATCGAGCGCGGCGAGCGGCGTGTGGACAGCCTGGAGCTGAAGAAGCTCGCCCGCCTGTACCGGCAGCCGGTCGCCTACTTCCTTGCCGAGGAAGAGGATGCGGACGCCGGCGAGTACGCCCTGGCTGGACTGCCGCGCGCACTGGCCCAGTTGACCGACGGCGACCAGAAGACGGTGATGGAGTTCGCCGAGTACCTCTCGCTGCGGCGGGCGGCCGAGAAGGAGCAGGAAGACTCCGCAGAACAGGACAGCCAGCAGTGAACTGGGCGGTGGCGCACCGCATCGCCGGGATCGCGGCTGCCCAGGCCCACCGTGATCTGGGCATCGACCGCACCCGTTACGTACCCGTCCACCAGGCATTGAAGAGAGCCGAAGTAGTCGGCATGGCGCAGCCGATGCCACGCCTGTTCGGCGTCTACCTCTCCCCCGCCGACAACGGGCCGGCCGTGCTGCTCAACGCCAATCTGAACATCGTCACGCAGCGGCACACCGCGGCCCACGAGCTCGGGCACCACCAGTTGCGGCACCGTACGGCGGCCGACGACGACCTCAGCCCGGCGCTGCGGTGGGGCAACGGCAGCTGGCCGGACGAGGAGAAGACCGCGGAGGCGTTCGCCGCATGGTTCCTCATGCCGCGCCCGGCGGTGCTGGCCGGTCTCGACCGAATCTGCCGGGGACAGCCGACCAGCCCGGAGCATGTGTACCGGCTGGCAAGGGAGCTGGGCACCTCCTACGCGGGCACCGTGCGGCATCTGCAGAACCTTCGTCTGCTGGATGCCGACCGTGCTCGCCAGTGGGCGAAGATCTCCCTGGCCGCACTGCGCAGTTCCCTGGCGGGCGGGGCGGCCCTGTCTGCGGAAGCCCAGGTCCATGTCGTCACCACGTCATCCCATCGGCAGCAAATACACGTCGACGTCGGTGACGTGCTGACCGTCCGCAGCGCCGGAGCTGCGTTCGTCTCGCTGCCAAAGGGCCTGGCCCTCTGCACGGATGTAAAGCAGGCGGCCGTGGTGACCGACGAGCTGGGCGATCCGGTCGTGCTGGAGGTGTCGGCGGCCGACTGGGACGAGCCGGTCCGGCTGACGGTGGTGCGGGACGCGCCCCGCGCCGGTGTGCACGACGTCTGGCCGGACTGACCACTGCCGCACCGGACTCCTTTTTACCCCGTCGACCGTGCCAGGAGGATTCATGATCAGCTTCGATGTCACCGGCCGTGACGTCACCCGCGCCTGGATCGCCGCCTGCAATGCCCTGGACCGCAAGGACAACCCGTCGCGCACCGGCCTGCACACCGTCGTACGCATCACCGACCCCACCACTGACGACACCGGCTTCCGCACGGAACTGGACCGGCTGCGCACCGCCAAACGGCACGAGCCGATCGACACCGTCGCCGGCACCCTCTTCCCGGCCGGCCTCGCGGCCCGAGCCGCCGATCACGCCGACCTCGTGTCCCGCTACCGCGCCATGTACCCGCGGCTGAAGAAGTTCCCGGGCAACGCGCACGGCACCTACTTCGGCCGCCTAGTCGCCTACCCCGGCGCGAAAAAAACCGACATCGACCAGGTCGGCAACATCATCAGCCGGCTGCGCAAGCAGGCCTCGGGCAAAGGGCCGATGACCGCCGCCTATGAAACGGACCTCGCCCACCCCGACGACGGCGACGTACCGGCCGAGCTGCTCGTGCACGCCGCCGACCGCGACAACCTCTACCGCGGCTTCCCCTGCCTGAGCCACGTCTCCTTCCAGCTGGACCGTGACGGCCGAGTGCACGCCGCCGCGCTGTACCGCAGCCACTACATGTTCGAACGGGCCTACGGCAACTACCTAGGCCTGGGCAGGCTGCTCGCCTACATCGCCGACCAGGCCGACCTGACCGTCGGAACCCTGACCGTCGTGGCCGGGCACGCCCACCTGGACGGGCCGATCACCGCCATACGCCCGCTGCTGAGCGACACCCCGCCCCTGGCCGCATAACACCCACCTCAGCAAGGCGCGTTGATCCCCCACTTGGGCGGGAACCAGGCCGGCACCGGTGCCGTCGAGGAGCGGTAGGTCTGCTTGATACGGCTGCGGCCGCTGATCCCTGAGATCTCCGGGTGGGCGACGCGCGCGTACTTGTCGACCTCGCAGAACAAGTTCTGGCAGTCGATCAACTGCAGCGGACGCCCACGCAACCCTGCAAAGTCCAGGCCCAGGCGGGCGAAGTGCTCGTCCTGGGTGTCGGCCATGTACCGGATGACATCGGCCTCGATGCCGTCGGCGGCCACACCGAAGCACTTGCGGATCCCGTCCCTCGCGCCGGGCCCGGCCACGACGAAGTCCATCTCCGAAAACGGCATCTGTGCCGCGTAGTTGAGGTCGATCACGAACTGGTACGCCAGGAACGGACCGATGGCCGGATAGCCCAGCAGGACTTCGTAGGCATCCCGCAGCGTTGACGCCGCCAGGACCTTCTCCGGGGCGCCGGACGTCATCATCATCTCCAGCAGCCGCAGATGATTGCGGTGCTTGCGCTGCTCCCCCAGCTGCGGCGGCGGCACGATGTAGGCGGCCGAGTACAGCCGCTCCCCCGCCGCGAATGCCCGCGACAGCACCCGGTCAAAGACCCGGTGGTCGTACCCGTCCCACCGCACCTCGCCCAGCTCACCGGTCAGCAGCCGCCACGTGGACTCCTTGTTGAAGACCTTGAACAGCAGGGTGCGGAAGAAGACCTCCTCCCACTCCGGCTCGCCGTCGTAGATGACGTCACCGATCAGGACCTGGCTGACCCGGTCCGCGGCCCGGTAGCAGTTGGTGAACCGGTACCGCGACAGGATCGGATCACTCGTCCACGGCCCCCGCCCACCGGACAGCCGCGCCTCGTACACCGCCTGACGTGCCGCAGCAAAACGCCAGTACGTGTCGAAAACGGGAGTCGGGTGCAGTATCCGCCCCGCAATGCGGATCCCGGCCGCAGCAGCAGCCCCCGAGCCCTCCGGCCTCCGGCGTCCTTGCAGCAGCGTCACCATGCACTCAATATATATTTGATACAGGCTAGTTGGCACGGACAAGGGGGAACCGTGGACCTGCTGTGGCAGCAGCCCCGCCGCAACACACTCGTCACCTGGCCCAACGACGTCGACCAGCGCCTGGACATACTCGTGCGGGCCGCAGTCGCCGCCGGCGAACAGGCTTCCCGCTCCCAGATCCTGGCCGCACTCGTCGCCACCGCCGAAGCGAGCCCCGACGCCGTAGCCGATCTCCTCCACGCCTACCGGCGGCTGCCCACCGATGCCCTGGCCGCGGACAACGAACGCCCCGACCTCCCCACCATCCGCACCCCCGGCCCCACGCGCACACAGTGACTCAGCGGGGGCTTTCCGCAGCTGAAGTTGGGCGGTGACCTCTAGCCTTGTTCAGTCGACCCTCGGAACCCAGCCCACCGGAACACGCCGCCGCCTACCGGCGCCTCGCCCAGCGGCCCACACCGTTCACCAAAATCGAGCCCTTCGCCCGTCAAGCCGATATCGCCCGCGGCATTGTCGTCGGACGCCTCCAGTACGACCGCGCCCTGGACTGGACACACGGCAACAAGCTCAAACGCACCATCGAGATCACCCCCACCGGCGACCTCAAAGCCGACTAGCGACCCCCACCATCTGCACCACCCCCTGGCGGGCTCCGTAAGTCGACTCACAGAGCCCGGCAGAAACTGTTGGCTAGCCGCCCCTCACGCGAGTCACTCGCGTCTGTGGGGCGGAGGTCAGTGTGCTCATGCTCGGTGCGGGTTGTTGTGCGTCTGTGCGGGTGTCGCACTCAGGTACTCAAGTACGGCGTCTTCAGGTATCCGCCAGGATCTGCGAAGGGAGATAGCGAGACCGAGGGCCGCCCGAAGCTCTTGCAAGGTGGAGTCGTCGAGTTCATCGCGACGCAGGAGCCACAGTCGAAGGGCAACCCGACGTCGATGCCGCTCCACGAAAGCGCGTCCTCGCCCCATGTCCTCCGGGCCCCCCGGCACCAAGCATTGGCCTGCGATCAACCAAGGGGCAGGCGCGCAAAACTCTTTGCGGACGGCTGGGCTCAACGCAGTGGCGGCCCACCCCCGCGTTCGCGGGGAGGGCCGCCACCTCAACGAGTCGTCTGGCCTTAGCGTGAAGGCCTCATGGAA carries:
- a CDS encoding nucleotide kinase domain-containing protein; the encoded protein is MVTLLQGRRRPEGSGAAAAAGIRIAGRILHPTPVFDTYWRFAAARQAVYEARLSGGRGPWTSDPILSRYRFTNCYRAADRVSQVLIGDVIYDGEPEWEEVFFRTLLFKVFNKESTWRLLTGELGEVRWDGYDHRVFDRVLSRAFAAGERLYSAAYIVPPPQLGEQRKHRNHLRLLEMMMTSGAPEKVLAASTLRDAYEVLLGYPAIGPFLAYQFVIDLNYAAQMPFSEMDFVVAGPGARDGIRKCFGVAADGIEADVIRYMADTQDEHFARLGLDFAGLRGRPLQLIDCQNLFCEVDKYARVAHPEISGISGRSRIKQTYRSSTAPVPAWFPPKWGINAPC
- the tpg gene encoding telomere-protecting terminal protein Tpg, giving the protein MGEIEDAIERANRESFTRQPPKTLKGQIGYLIRQLGSAKAVAREIGVTADSVNRYRRGARKHARPDVAAKIDDAVRARWQPQVRKRRQKQAATTGGITVETRARFGYTAPVGTTDDGRFRRLTVHLPPAYAQRLFDARNTGAGDQQMRQIIAEGLKEIYFQDGGSRALGLSDVTLNDIDYLDLDY
- a CDS encoding acyl carrier protein, whose protein sequence is MLSTVTPGIDDIVSVVIEFLAELQEKPAPEVRAELEDGGAELPVDSLLIVEILTRIEERYSIAIPADRQSAEATRSVQAFARAVREAIIERQQS
- a CDS encoding helix-turn-helix domain-containing protein, translating into MTPPPSDARARDPELTRLGERLKKTRDYLNMSQQFVSDNTGIPRSAISDIERGERRVDSLELKKLARLYRQPVAYFLAEEEDADAGEYALAGLPRALAQLTDGDQKTVMEFAEYLSLRRAAEKEQEDSAEQDSQQ
- the tap gene encoding telomere-associated protein Tap codes for the protein MASEEELFASVDALLNEEPHLPPPAERARLREAAGITQARLATALKTTTQSVKNWENGRSEPKSPRLDAYQRLLNGWAAKYPAPGAVSAAAPVPAASSETAASEVKTADAPQAPTVPATGPARPATPSAAASRRPASKKAAQPAADPRFPHGPLAVLDGDGSAYGVDGIVLDCPATSVVELVEWTLRESGLGAPRLHRNGKDSDPLIVLTAAAAVKLGLPERLEGHEQRRSLRLPEDHPVVKQVVKAKWRLTQRGFGPWARIYRKVQGRERQCVQLAVLSWDALDERSWPGVSEMEPADVARVLGIYAQRVITPRGSTAVSGLELMTALRPPTRAVQDPQTGNWVPGHNPGSLGTEPMDPAPPEATAEHPVVVNSGWSGGFLNEEAYQWVRPVDLLTDDECVLPFAVGLDLNTAFLAAAARLVVGLSEPDHFRAPAFNPKIPGSWLVDLSHVEVDPRLPSPFTPDGTRPTGPAWYQTHTVAYAQELGYNVQPLEGYLRRETGAYLDPWHDRLKTAYVDTLADLGVTRDLSDAKFLAAMERHKDAAPAMAAVLAAIKATVKGGIGKLRERPQGKKYKEGERWPALQRPTWRPDIRAAVISKARINMHRKLRNMATMTGLYPLAVLSDCVVYPSPGDSPLDFLPYAASGKPQPGGFRLGPTPGLAKLEGVQSMLWAVDLMEQGHNPARHIKGGDAVLDEGE
- a CDS encoding DEAD/DEAH box helicase; this encodes MAVKLRDHQIEAVAAIVRGLDVPPGGIPWNGLRGQVHAACGTGKTIMAAASARRLVPRGRVLVLVPTLDLLAQTVRAWHEAGHKGPAVAVCSLQDDPELWSLKVRSTTNPIQLALWHGQGPVTIYATYASLGVLAEAFEGVYGQKLDPVDLAVVDEAHRTSGSMGKAWADIHDQTVIPAYRRLYLTATPRIWEERLNREVAEGVRDPLPRKMAASMDDEKVFGPVLYKLSLASAVSRGLLARYQIIVLELQDPVVTPERLMGEERHTEEVRGQRLGALQAALLHTMAQHGLQTCITFHHRTIEAQAYAEGLERVAAKLHADQPEMYPARVWADWLCGEHVPERRQEVLGSFGSTAQRAVLSNCRVLGEGVDIRAVDSVALLDPKGAPHDIVQAIGRALRQKPGEGKLASLIVPVFLQPGEQPEDMFTSGSYRPLVKVLEGLRAHDEEAVELLAIPQEPQKDVAQPSVNIGVAPAEGEDESRLLLRFAAPRDPVMVADWVSFNVIDTERQDWARAWAKLKTYVERVGNARVPYGHREGATPLGQWIAEQRRAYTAGQMSGQRARRLEQLGMVWSLADERFQENLEAAKAYYDQHWTLCAPRSAAMLDRPLGMWLANLRRPGALDGHPEWKTALEAVDEDWNPVWPAEWQRHYAALRELVADEDGQAGETEVLPGFTVHGMDIGKWLARQRKPEVWQALQDGQRERLEQLGITPIAPKPETPAKPPATPMSAFERGVAALAQYKARTGSVTVPRTHVEAVEVDGQEHSVKLGVWIMNLKGRRAKLTVEKLAALAALGLEWAREG
- a CDS encoding ImmA/IrrE family metallo-endopeptidase; amino-acid sequence: MNWAVAHRIAGIAAAQAHRDLGIDRTRYVPVHQALKRAEVVGMAQPMPRLFGVYLSPADNGPAVLLNANLNIVTQRHTAAHELGHHQLRHRTAADDDLSPALRWGNGSWPDEEKTAEAFAAWFLMPRPAVLAGLDRICRGQPTSPEHVYRLARELGTSYAGTVRHLQNLRLLDADRARQWAKISLAALRSSLAGGAALSAEAQVHVVTTSSHRQQIHVDVGDVLTVRSAGAAFVSLPKGLALCTDVKQAAVVTDELGDPVVLEVSAADWDEPVRLTVVRDAPRAGVHDVWPD
- a CDS encoding nucleoside triphosphate pyrophosphohydrolase family protein, whose amino-acid sequence is MDFQRYQQAAVKTLQPPTEDTDPVLIPLLGLAGEVGSLTTAYKKHLRDGPAHEQGKHQLREELGDVLWYIAALAHRFDLDLDDIATASLEKTKDRWRTTPDTEHTRFDDHFPDHERLPRQTTLTFTPTTRDDGSTVIVLTREDGTPAGDPLTSASHIEDDYRFHDAFHLAHAAVLGWSPVTRFLLGRKRKSSPHTDEAEDGGRAIAIEEGISALVFSYAARHRYFDDIKHIDNELLTTIGHMTAHLEVSICRAADWEHAILTGYTAWRQLREQNGGIIHLDLDQRLLTVDPL
- a CDS encoding thymidylate synthase; amino-acid sequence: MISFDVTGRDVTRAWIAACNALDRKDNPSRTGLHTVVRITDPTTDDTGFRTELDRLRTAKRHEPIDTVAGTLFPAGLAARAADHADLVSRYRAMYPRLKKFPGNAHGTYFGRLVAYPGAKKTDIDQVGNIISRLRKQASGKGPMTAAYETDLAHPDDGDVPAELLVHAADRDNLYRGFPCLSHVSFQLDRDGRVHAAALYRSHYMFERAYGNYLGLGRLLAYIADQADLTVGTLTVVAGHAHLDGPITAIRPLLSDTPPLAA